In Nocardia sp. NBC_01327, the genomic stretch CAGCGCGTGAAGGCCGTCTGGACCGAACGCCGCGAACTTGCCGTCGACATGGGGAGGGCAGATCGATGACTGCACTGGGTACTGTGCGTCGCAGCATTTTCGGCATAGCCGAGCCGCGAAAGGTCTTCAGCAGACCAGGATTCGCTCCGGAGGGGTGGGGCCGATTCGCCCCGGTGATCGAGTCACTCGCCTTGGGTTACAACATAACCCTGGAAAACAGCTCCCCATCGGTGCTGGTGCCCAGGCTGGAGGCGGTCGACCCGGCGCTGCACGGATTCGCTTACGAGGGTGCGGCAATGGGCCTCGGCGTTCTGGACGTCATCGCCCCTGGGAAGCGCAGGGTAGGCGCCTTCGCCACTGGTCCGGGCGCGCATCACATGGCCACGGTCTACGTCGGGTTCGGCCTCGCCCTTGCCCGCCTGCGGCGGCAGCCGGAAAAGTATCTGGAACAGCTCGACCCTGTTCTCGGTTGGGTCGTTGTCGATGGCTACGGCTTCCACGAAGGCTTCTTCGCGCGGCGGCGTTCCATTGGAAAACAACTGCAGCCGGCGCACCTTTCCGATACTGGCAGGGAATTGTTCGATCAGGGTTTGGGCCGGTCGATCTGGTTCTCCAGCGGGGCCGGCATCGCGTGCGTGGCCGAGACCATCTCGAGTTTCGCACCCGAGCGCCAGGCGAATCTGTGGACCGGAGCGGCTATGGCCTGCAGCTTCGCCGGAGGCACGGACCGGGCCGGCCTGGAACAGGTGCGCCAGGCAGCCGGCGCACACCGCCTTCGACTGCGGTGGGCGGCCGCGGCGGCGGCCTGGACCCGGGGCCTTGCCCAAAACCCGACACCACATACCGACCAGGCATGTGAAATGTTTGCCGAAATCTCGAGTTCTGATGCTGCCCGTGTTCTGGAAAAGGCCCGCCGCGAACTTGCCGGTAATTCGTCGTCCGCGTCGTATCGAACCTGGCGCGAAACCTGCATCCAGAAACTCTTATCGGAAGCCTGCGGTCGAACCAAGTGAATTGACAGCACTTCGAGAGGCACGCGCATGCGCAAATACAGGGACACAATAATTGTTCTCGTGCTGATGTCCACCGCGTATATCGCCGCCGTGGAAATTACGGTCATGAACGTGGCGCTGCCGACCCTGTCCAGGGCGCTATCGGCCGGTACCACCGAACTGCAGGGGGTGGTCGATGCTTACAACTTGTTCCTGGGAGCGTTCGTCCTGGCCGCCGGCAGCCTGAGTGATCGGCAAGGCCGAAAAGGATTCCTTCTCCTCGGGATGGGCATTCTCGGCTCGGCTTCGCTGGTGGCGTCCTGGGTTGACACGAGCAGCGCTCTCATCGCGGCGCGGGCAGTGATGGGACTCGGTGCTGCCCTCATGTTTCCCACCACTTTGTCGATCCTGGCGAACGTGTTCACGGGAAGGCGTGCCCGGGCCCGCGCCATCGGACTGTGGGGTGCATCAACAGGTTTGGGCGTCGCCACCGGCCCGATCGTCGGGGGCTGGCTGCTGAGCCGATACTGGTGGGGAAGCATCTTCGCCTTCTTGGCGCTTCTCACTCTGGCCATAGCGGTTCTGGTCGTCTTGTTCGTTCCGACCTCGCGCGACCCGCGGACGCCCCCGATCGACTGGCGAGGGTTGTCGCTGTCGAGTCTGGGGCTCGGAGCATTCGTCTTGGGCATCATCGAAGCCCCCAGATGGGGGTGGGGCTCGGCTTCCACAATCGGGTGCGTCACGATCGGCGCTCTGCTGGTGCTGGTATTTCTCGCTGTGCAACGACGCACCGAGCATCCCATGCTGGACATTTCATTGTTCTCCGACATGCGTTACACCGCTGCCACCGGGTCGATCGCCATCTCGTTCTTCGCCCTCAACGGATTCATCTTCCTTATTACCCAGTACATGCAGCAGGTCAAGGATTGGAGCGCATTGTCGATGGGCCTGCGTTTACTACCGATGGCCGGCTCGATAGGAATCGCATCGATAGTCGGCGCATGGCTCGCCGTGCGGATCGGGAACAAGGTCGTTGTCACCGCCGGCCTGATCCTCTTCGCTGTAGGCCTGGTCTGGGCCTCGACGAATACCCAAGACACCGCCTACAGCTTCATGTCGGTCAATATCATTGTGCTCGGTTTGGGATTCGGGCTGACCAGTACACCAGCGACCGAAGCCATCATGGGTGCAGTCTCCAAGGAGAAGGCAGGGGTCGGCGCCGCGGTGAACGACGCGACCCGACTGTGCGGAGCCACCCTCGGGGTCGCAGTGATCGGAAGCATGGCGTCCTCGCTCTACCGCAACAAAATGGACGGAACGCTGCCCAACCGGGTGACCGACGCCGCATCCTCGGATCGATCTCTCGGCGGCGCGCTGGCCGCGGCAGACAAGCTGCACTCCACGGGGGACGTCGAGGGCGCCCGGCAATTGTCCGAAGCCGCTACGTCGGCCTTCCTGCACAGCATGCAAGGCGGTTCACTGCTGGCAGCGGCGGCGGTCTCGGCCGGTGCCCTCATGACAGGGTTCCTGCTTCCGGCCCGTCCGCGCCAGCTCGATTCAAGTCCTGACTTGGCGGCACAAGTTGTCAACCCCTGAGCGCTGGAGGTAGCACCGTGACCGAGCAGAAGACATCCGACGACAC encodes the following:
- a CDS encoding DUF1702 family protein, with protein sequence MTALGTVRRSIFGIAEPRKVFSRPGFAPEGWGRFAPVIESLALGYNITLENSSPSVLVPRLEAVDPALHGFAYEGAAMGLGVLDVIAPGKRRVGAFATGPGAHHMATVYVGFGLALARLRRQPEKYLEQLDPVLGWVVVDGYGFHEGFFARRRSIGKQLQPAHLSDTGRELFDQGLGRSIWFSSGAGIACVAETISSFAPERQANLWTGAAMACSFAGGTDRAGLEQVRQAAGAHRLRLRWAAAAAAWTRGLAQNPTPHTDQACEMFAEISSSDAARVLEKARRELAGNSSSASYRTWRETCIQKLLSEACGRTK
- a CDS encoding MFS transporter — encoded protein: MSTAYIAAVEITVMNVALPTLSRALSAGTTELQGVVDAYNLFLGAFVLAAGSLSDRQGRKGFLLLGMGILGSASLVASWVDTSSALIAARAVMGLGAALMFPTTLSILANVFTGRRARARAIGLWGASTGLGVATGPIVGGWLLSRYWWGSIFAFLALLTLAIAVLVVLFVPTSRDPRTPPIDWRGLSLSSLGLGAFVLGIIEAPRWGWGSASTIGCVTIGALLVLVFLAVQRRTEHPMLDISLFSDMRYTAATGSIAISFFALNGFIFLITQYMQQVKDWSALSMGLRLLPMAGSIGIASIVGAWLAVRIGNKVVVTAGLILFAVGLVWASTNTQDTAYSFMSVNIIVLGLGFGLTSTPATEAIMGAVSKEKAGVGAAVNDATRLCGATLGVAVIGSMASSLYRNKMDGTLPNRVTDAASSDRSLGGALAAADKLHSTGDVEGARQLSEAATSAFLHSMQGGSLLAAAAVSAGALMTGFLLPARPRQLDSSPDLAAQVVNP